One genomic region from Nocardia vinacea encodes:
- a CDS encoding TetR/AcrR family transcriptional regulator encodes MTSSRREKSAETEQALKDAARRVFAERGYLNTKITDITAAAGRAAGSFYNHFASKEELLQALLNDLASAGDERAEQPEHKSDFSDPEAVRYHIAGYWSFSREHGAVMRAIAQAAIVSEDFARALGQFGVEQRADIADHLDGLADKGLRLPSSVDASLAMMFQVTQGMLAAVEDGSVTLTDEQAIEGLTRFIYRGLTGQDY; translated from the coding sequence GTGACGTCGAGTCGCCGGGAAAAGTCCGCAGAGACCGAACAGGCACTGAAGGATGCGGCGCGGCGGGTGTTCGCCGAACGCGGCTACTTGAACACCAAGATCACCGACATCACGGCGGCCGCTGGGCGCGCGGCCGGGTCGTTCTACAACCACTTCGCGAGCAAGGAGGAGCTACTCCAGGCGCTGCTGAACGATCTGGCGAGCGCCGGAGACGAGCGCGCGGAGCAGCCCGAACACAAATCCGATTTCAGTGATCCGGAGGCGGTGCGGTATCACATCGCCGGGTATTGGTCCTTCTCTCGGGAACATGGGGCGGTGATGCGCGCGATTGCTCAGGCGGCGATCGTCAGCGAGGATTTCGCTCGGGCGCTCGGACAGTTCGGGGTCGAACAGCGCGCGGATATCGCCGATCATCTGGATGGCCTGGCCGACAAGGGATTACGGCTGCCGAGCAGTGTCGATGCCAGTCTGGCGATGATGTTCCAGGTCACCCAGGGGATGTTGGCGGCGGTCGAGGACGGTTCCGTCACGCTGACGGATGAACAGGCGATCGAGGGTTTGACGCGGTTCATTTATCGTGGTCTGACCGGGCAGGACTACTGA
- a CDS encoding type 1 glutamine amidotransferase domain-containing protein, whose translation MSKVLFVMTGVDYWTLADGTKHPTGYWAEEVVAPYKAIKAAGHEIVVATPDGVVPTVDQGSLAPEVNGGADGAAEIAETLADAAELRSPIRLEDVDLAEYDAVYYPGGHGPMEDLSVNADSGALLNAALASGKPLGVVCHAPAALLATAIDGDSPFVGYQVTGFTNAEEAQAGFADKAKWLLQDRLVELGVDFREGEPWAPHIEVDRNLYTGQNPASSAPLAAAIVKALG comes from the coding sequence ATGTCGAAGGTTCTTTTCGTCATGACCGGCGTCGACTATTGGACACTCGCCGATGGCACGAAACATCCGACCGGCTACTGGGCCGAAGAGGTCGTGGCTCCATATAAGGCCATCAAGGCGGCGGGTCACGAGATTGTGGTGGCCACTCCCGACGGCGTCGTACCGACGGTCGACCAGGGCAGTCTCGCACCCGAGGTCAACGGCGGTGCGGACGGTGCCGCGGAGATCGCCGAGACCCTGGCCGATGCGGCAGAACTGCGCAGCCCGATCCGGCTCGAGGATGTCGACCTGGCCGAATACGACGCCGTGTACTACCCGGGCGGACACGGCCCGATGGAAGATCTGTCGGTGAATGCCGACTCCGGCGCCCTGCTCAATGCCGCGCTGGCCTCGGGCAAACCGCTGGGTGTCGTCTGCCACGCGCCCGCCGCGCTGCTCGCGACCGCCATCGACGGCGATTCCCCGTTCGTCGGCTACCAGGTCACCGGATTCACCAATGCCGAAGAGGCACAAGCCGGATTCGCCGATAAGGCCAAGTGGCTGCTGCAGGATCGGCTGGTCGAGCTCGGCGTCGATTTCCGCGAGGGCGAGCCGTGGGCCCCGCATATCGAGGTCGATCGCAATCTCTACACCGGCCAGAATCCCGCCTCGTCGGCACCGCTGGCCGCAGCGATCGTCAAAGCGCTGGGCTGA
- a CDS encoding zinc-binding alcohol dehydrogenase family protein — protein sequence MKAAVLRSAGESPVYADFDEPEVTEGRELVELVAAGIHPIVRSLAAGTHYGSTDAYPLIPGIDAVARTTDGALVYTGFPQAPYGTLAERMAVPARMRIPLPTGADPARIAGGLNPGLSSWLALRERRYALPNQHLGTVLILGATGAAGLLAVQNAFVLGADRVIAAGRNPSALERAAGYGATTVTLQDAKDATASALAEAIGTVAPSLVLDYVWGTPAEAAFAALGRQGLTEDDADIAYIQIGATAGAEAAVPAALLRSRRIAISGSGAGSASVQSILAAIPEYMQLIADGRLDTAVQEFPLSKIEEAWAAAQFGATRAVVVPD from the coding sequence ATGAAAGCAGCAGTCCTGCGCAGCGCAGGCGAAAGTCCTGTGTATGCCGACTTCGACGAGCCGGAGGTGACCGAAGGCCGGGAGCTGGTCGAGCTGGTGGCGGCAGGCATTCATCCGATCGTTCGATCGCTGGCGGCCGGTACGCACTACGGCAGCACCGACGCCTATCCCCTGATCCCAGGCATCGACGCGGTGGCGCGCACCACCGACGGCGCGCTCGTCTACACCGGTTTCCCACAGGCTCCTTACGGCACGCTGGCCGAACGCATGGCGGTGCCCGCGCGGATGCGGATTCCGCTCCCGACCGGCGCCGATCCCGCGCGAATCGCCGGTGGACTCAACCCCGGGTTGTCCTCGTGGCTGGCCCTGCGCGAGCGCCGCTACGCACTGCCCAACCAGCACCTCGGCACCGTGCTGATCCTCGGCGCCACCGGGGCAGCAGGTCTGCTGGCCGTGCAGAACGCCTTCGTGCTCGGCGCGGACCGGGTGATCGCCGCCGGACGCAATCCGTCGGCACTCGAGCGGGCGGCGGGATACGGCGCGACCACGGTCACGCTGCAGGACGCCAAGGACGCCACCGCGTCGGCGCTGGCCGAGGCGATCGGGACCGTGGCGCCGAGCCTGGTGCTCGACTATGTGTGGGGCACACCGGCCGAGGCCGCCTTCGCGGCGCTCGGACGCCAAGGCCTGACCGAGGACGACGCAGATATCGCGTACATCCAGATCGGCGCCACCGCGGGTGCCGAGGCGGCCGTTCCGGCCGCGCTGTTGCGCAGCCGTCGCATCGCGATCTCCGGTAGCGGGGCCGGATCCGCGTCGGTGCAGTCGATCCTGGCCGCAATCCCCGAGTACATGCAGTTGATCGCCGATGGCCGGTTGGACACCGCGGTGCAGGAGTTCCCGCTCTCGAAGATCGAAGAGGCTTGGGCCGCCGCGCAATTCGGCGCCACCCGGGCAGTCGTCGTCCCGGATTGA
- the pip gene encoding prolyl aminopeptidase produces the protein MRPSASSTEAPQPFPDIEPYEVGLLEVGDGNQVYWETSGNPHGKPALVVHGGPGSGGQRGSRKLFDPNVYRVVLFDQRGCGESLPHASDPTVDMAHNTTDHLIADIERLREHLGIERWLLYGGSWGSTLILAYAQRYPERVSAVVLVGVTMTRPEEIEWLYHGVARLLPGEWEAFRNGVPPGERDGNLVAAYNRLINSPDADVRTKAAREWCAWEDAIIAHENLGNPGQYSAKPDDAMLAMVRICTHYFANAAWLEDGVLLREAHKLAGIPAVLIHGRLDLSGPLYTAWQLARAWPSAELRVIEDSGHTGSPAMRNAILEALARFGSSEWSDDRMQFGGERG, from the coding sequence ATGCGCCCTTCAGCGTCGAGTACCGAAGCGCCACAACCGTTCCCGGATATCGAGCCGTATGAGGTCGGACTCCTCGAAGTCGGCGACGGAAACCAGGTCTATTGGGAGACCAGCGGCAACCCGCACGGTAAGCCCGCGCTCGTAGTGCACGGCGGACCGGGCAGCGGCGGCCAGCGCGGATCGCGAAAGTTGTTCGATCCCAACGTGTATCGAGTCGTTCTCTTCGACCAGCGCGGATGCGGGGAGAGTCTGCCGCATGCCTCGGACCCCACTGTCGATATGGCGCACAACACCACTGACCATCTGATCGCGGATATCGAGCGGCTGCGCGAGCACCTCGGGATCGAACGGTGGCTGCTGTACGGCGGCTCGTGGGGATCGACCTTGATCCTGGCGTATGCGCAGCGATATCCGGAGCGGGTCAGCGCGGTTGTGCTCGTCGGCGTCACGATGACGCGCCCAGAGGAGATCGAGTGGCTGTATCACGGTGTCGCGCGATTGTTGCCTGGCGAGTGGGAGGCATTCCGGAATGGGGTGCCCCCGGGCGAGCGCGACGGAAACCTGGTTGCGGCCTACAACCGCCTGATCAACAGCCCGGACGCGGACGTGCGCACCAAGGCCGCCCGAGAGTGGTGTGCCTGGGAGGATGCGATCATCGCGCATGAGAACCTCGGCAATCCGGGGCAGTACAGCGCGAAGCCGGATGACGCGATGCTCGCTATGGTCCGGATCTGCACGCATTACTTCGCCAATGCCGCCTGGCTCGAGGATGGCGTACTGCTACGTGAGGCACACAAGCTCGCGGGAATTCCCGCCGTGTTGATCCACGGCCGCCTCGACCTGTCCGGACCTCTCTACACCGCTTGGCAATTGGCGCGGGCCTGGCCCAGTGCGGAGCTGCGGGTCATCGAGGATTCCGGCCATACCGGCAGCCCGGCCATGCGCAACGCGATACTCGAAGCATTGGCCCGCTTCGGCAGTAGCGAATGGTCCGATGATCGGATGCAATTCGGCGGCGAGCGCGGCTAA
- a CDS encoding quinone oxidoreductase: MRAIQVSEHGGPEVLNYVEVPDPQIGPDQLLIDTQAIGINFIDTYIRTGRYPQAVPYIPGAEGTGVVAEVGANVTEFAVGDRVAWAAAPGSYAQRVAVPAAVAVKVPDGVDAPVAASALLQGMTAHYLIESIYKPEPGETVLVHAGAGGVGLILTQLAVARGVRVITTVSSDAKEKLSREAGASEVLRYSDDLADQVRARTEGVGVAAVYDGVGAATFEASLASLRVRGMLALFGAASGPVPPFDLQRLNPAGSLFVTRPTLVHYTRDRAELLWRATDILTAIADGTLHVRIGATYPLAEAEQAHRDLEGRKTTGSIVLLP; encoded by the coding sequence ATGCGCGCTATTCAGGTTTCCGAGCACGGCGGTCCCGAAGTCCTGAACTACGTCGAGGTGCCGGATCCGCAGATCGGTCCGGATCAGCTGCTCATCGACACCCAGGCGATCGGCATCAACTTCATCGATACCTATATCCGCACCGGCCGCTACCCGCAGGCGGTGCCCTATATTCCCGGCGCCGAGGGCACCGGTGTGGTGGCCGAGGTCGGCGCGAATGTGACCGAATTCGCAGTCGGCGACCGGGTCGCCTGGGCGGCCGCACCCGGCAGCTATGCCCAGCGGGTCGCCGTACCGGCGGCGGTCGCGGTCAAGGTGCCCGACGGTGTCGACGCACCGGTCGCCGCCTCGGCGCTGCTGCAGGGTATGACCGCGCACTACCTGATCGAATCGATCTACAAGCCCGAACCCGGCGAGACCGTGCTGGTGCACGCGGGCGCGGGCGGCGTCGGTCTTATACTCACTCAGCTCGCCGTCGCGCGCGGGGTGCGGGTGATCACCACCGTTTCCTCGGACGCGAAGGAAAAACTGTCCCGTGAGGCGGGCGCGAGCGAAGTACTGCGTTACAGCGATGATCTCGCCGATCAGGTTCGCGCACGCACCGAGGGCGTCGGCGTCGCGGCCGTATACGACGGTGTCGGCGCGGCCACCTTCGAGGCCAGCCTCGCATCTCTGCGGGTGCGCGGCATGCTGGCCCTCTTCGGCGCGGCCAGCGGCCCGGTACCGCCCTTCGATCTGCAGCGCCTCAACCCGGCAGGGTCGCTGTTCGTCACCCGCCCCACGCTGGTGCACTACACCCGCGACCGTGCCGAATTGCTCTGGCGCGCAACCGATATCCTCACCGCGATCGCCGACGGAACGCTGCATGTACGGATCGGTGCCACGTATCCGCTGGCCGAAGCCGAGCAGGCGCACCGCGATCTCGAAGGCCGCAAGACCACCGGCTCGATCGTCCTGCTGCCGTAA
- a CDS encoding NAD(P)-dependent oxidoreductase, translated as MPVTVLVPDDYGVGVLARLDEIRPVRYSPGEPLPAGAELAEVLVPAFLARPDSIDMAGLPKLRLVQMLTAGAERWIGRLPDGVLLSNARGAHGGSSAEWVVAALLTIYRELTEFADLRREQRWYQHRTDTLAGKRILGIGAGDLGIELRRRVEAFDATLTLVGTTARDGVHGVDELPWLLSEFDAVVLMVPVTDQTIGMVDAEFLAKMADGAVLVNVARGPIVRTEALLAELVSGRLRAALDVTDPEPLPPEHPLWTAPGLLLTPHVAGSSRGSLERAYAVVAAEIARYTAGQLPKNLVRGDY; from the coding sequence ATGCCGGTCACCGTCCTTGTGCCAGATGATTATGGAGTCGGGGTATTGGCCCGGCTCGATGAGATTCGCCCGGTGCGGTATTCGCCCGGCGAACCGCTGCCCGCGGGGGCGGAGTTGGCGGAGGTGCTGGTTCCGGCGTTTCTGGCTCGGCCCGATTCGATCGATATGGCCGGGTTGCCGAAGTTGCGGTTGGTGCAGATGCTGACGGCCGGGGCCGAACGGTGGATCGGTCGGCTGCCGGATGGGGTGCTGCTGTCGAATGCGCGGGGGGCGCATGGTGGCAGTTCCGCGGAGTGGGTGGTTGCGGCGCTGCTCACGATTTATCGCGAGCTGACGGAGTTCGCCGATTTGCGGCGCGAGCAGCGCTGGTATCAGCATCGGACGGATACGTTGGCGGGTAAGCGGATCCTCGGCATCGGCGCGGGTGATCTCGGTATCGAATTGCGCCGCAGGGTCGAGGCTTTCGATGCGACCTTGACGCTGGTCGGCACGACCGCCCGCGACGGTGTGCACGGTGTCGACGAATTGCCGTGGCTGCTCAGCGAATTCGATGCCGTCGTGCTGATGGTTCCGGTGACCGATCAGACTATCGGCATGGTCGATGCCGAATTCCTGGCCAAGATGGCCGACGGCGCGGTACTGGTGAATGTCGCGCGTGGACCGATCGTGCGGACCGAAGCGCTACTGGCCGAACTAGTTTCGGGACGATTGCGCGCAGCCCTTGATGTCACCGACCCGGAGCCCCTTCCGCCCGAGCATCCGCTCTGGACAGCGCCCGGGCTGTTGCTGACACCGCATGTCGCGGGAAGTAGCCGAGGCAGTCTCGAACGCGCCTACGCCGTTGTCGCTGCGGAGATCGCCCGATACACGGCTGGTCAATTACCGAAAAACCTTGTGCGCGGGGATTATTGA
- a CDS encoding FAD-dependent monooxygenase, whose amino-acid sequence MHDQTQVLIAGAGPTGLTLAIDLARRNIPVRIIDRATEFFAGSRGDGIQPRTLEVFDDLGVLDAVRRAGSPSPVIRAYFGGEFAGEHRMAEPVEPTPSVPYPNLWVLGQSRTEAILRDRLAEFGVRVELATALVTFEQDETGVSVQLAHDGVIEALRVAYLVGADGGKSTVRKTLGIPFEGTTDDSIRVLLGDVGADALDHAYGYWFAAAGRPMEGIMLSPLPGGSQFQFGAPLDTDAEPTLEVLQKFVDRYAGNLDIVLTDLTWATVWRPNIRLAQRFREGRVFLTGDAAHVHPPTGGQGMNTGIQDAYNLGWKLAAAVAGDESLLDSYESERRTVAARVLGISTELLDKLVDGAEDAMQRGAETRQLDISYRDRADHGVLVAGDRAPDAPVKDAEGRPIRLFDLFRGPHATLLSFGETDVPPEPGVEVYTVICPGDKATGQHVVDVDGHAFTAYDAVDGTTVLVRPDGYIG is encoded by the coding sequence GTGCACGACCAAACGCAAGTACTCATCGCAGGCGCCGGACCCACCGGCCTCACCCTCGCCATCGACTTGGCCCGCCGCAATATTCCGGTGCGCATCATCGACCGGGCCACCGAATTCTTCGCGGGATCGCGCGGCGACGGTATCCAGCCGCGCACGCTCGAGGTTTTCGACGACCTCGGCGTGCTGGATGCGGTCCGCCGGGCCGGATCACCGTCACCAGTGATCCGCGCGTACTTCGGCGGTGAATTCGCGGGCGAACATCGGATGGCCGAACCAGTCGAGCCGACGCCATCGGTCCCCTACCCCAACCTCTGGGTGCTCGGGCAGTCGCGGACCGAGGCGATCCTGCGTGACCGGCTCGCGGAGTTCGGCGTGCGGGTCGAACTCGCCACGGCGCTGGTCACTTTCGAACAGGACGAGACGGGCGTCAGCGTCCAATTGGCGCACGACGGTGTCATCGAGGCGTTGCGTGTCGCCTATCTGGTCGGCGCGGACGGCGGGAAAAGCACCGTCCGTAAGACGCTCGGCATTCCGTTCGAAGGCACCACCGACGATTCGATCCGAGTGTTGCTGGGCGATGTCGGTGCCGATGCGCTCGATCACGCCTACGGCTACTGGTTCGCCGCGGCCGGTCGGCCGATGGAGGGAATCATGTTGTCCCCGTTGCCCGGTGGCAGCCAGTTCCAATTCGGTGCGCCATTGGACACCGACGCCGAGCCCACCCTCGAGGTGCTGCAGAAGTTCGTCGACCGCTATGCCGGAAATCTGGATATCGTCCTGACCGATCTCACCTGGGCGACAGTATGGCGGCCGAATATTCGTCTGGCGCAACGATTCCGAGAGGGTCGGGTATTCCTCACGGGCGACGCCGCACATGTGCATCCGCCCACCGGCGGACAGGGCATGAACACCGGTATCCAGGATGCCTACAACCTCGGCTGGAAGCTCGCCGCCGCGGTCGCGGGCGACGAATCACTGCTGGACAGTTACGAATCCGAACGCCGCACAGTAGCCGCACGGGTGCTCGGGATCAGTACCGAACTGCTGGACAAGCTGGTCGACGGTGCCGAGGACGCCATGCAGCGCGGTGCGGAGACACGTCAATTGGATATCAGCTACCGAGATCGCGCCGACCACGGCGTGCTCGTCGCCGGTGATCGCGCACCCGACGCACCGGTCAAAGATGCCGAGGGGCGGCCGATTCGACTGTTCGACCTGTTCCGCGGACCGCATGCGACGCTGCTGTCATTCGGTGAAACCGACGTACCGCCCGAGCCCGGTGTCGAGGTGTACACGGTGATCTGCCCCGGCGACAAGGCGACTGGACAGCACGTCGTGGATGTCGACGGTCACGCCTTCACCGCCTATGACGCGGTCGATGGCACCACCGTCCTCGTCCGGCCCGACGGATATATCGGCTGA
- a CDS encoding respiratory nitrate reductase subunit gamma has protein sequence MTSLLWIALPYGAFVSFVLGHIWRYRRDGFRSYTSYPEMDRSQRFGSTAFRSGVCLIVLTRLINVITTEPHARPSGALHVVTMIVQIGGVAAAAVGAVLLFLPDLITGPSRPVITPLDRITFPALTAALLSGVIIEYDPTTVAREYRTGETLFAWFRSLVTIDPYPEAMQHAPLIYQARGLILLLILGIWPFTRLAGIFAGPVARLVLRPVPRRTRELDGATMEA, from the coding sequence GTGACATCGCTGTTGTGGATCGCGCTGCCCTATGGCGCGTTCGTGTCGTTCGTGCTCGGTCACATCTGGCGCTACCGGCGCGACGGTTTCCGCAGCTATACCAGTTATCCGGAGATGGACCGTAGCCAACGGTTCGGATCGACGGCATTTCGGTCCGGGGTGTGCCTCATAGTCCTCACCCGCCTGATCAATGTAATCACCACCGAACCACACGCCCGACCCTCCGGTGCGCTGCACGTGGTCACCATGATCGTGCAGATCGGCGGTGTCGCCGCGGCCGCGGTCGGGGCGGTGTTGCTGTTCCTACCGGATCTGATCACCGGCCCGTCGCGTCCCGTGATCACCCCGCTGGACCGCATCACGTTCCCGGCCCTGACGGCCGCGCTGCTGTCCGGAGTGATCATCGAATACGATCCGACCACGGTGGCCCGCGAATATCGAACCGGCGAAACGCTTTTCGCGTGGTTCCGCTCGCTGGTCACCATCGATCCGTATCCCGAGGCCATGCAGCATGCACCGCTCATCTACCAGGCGCGGGGATTGATCCTGCTGCTGATCCTCGGCATCTGGCCCTTCACCCGGCTCGCGGGCATCTTCGCGGGCCCGGTCGCGCGGCTGGTCCTGCGCCCTGTCCCACGCCGGACTCGCGAACTGGACGGCGCGACCATGGAAGCCTGA
- a CDS encoding heme o synthase, translated as MRIGQQPGGNGAHGSSATALADRLTGDGLLSRLLRRPLAYIALTKPRVIELLLVATIPTMLLADRGHVDIRLILVTLFGGWMGAASANTLNCVADADIDKVMKRTAKRPLAREAVPTSHAFVFGVTLGIGSFAWLWWQANLLSGLLVVATILFYVFVYTLGLKRRTSQNVVWGGAAGCMPALVGWSAATGNIGWPAIALFGVIFFWTPPHTWALAMRYKEDYRAAGVPMLPVVATEQAVTKQIVIYTWLTVLTTLALVPATGVVYAAVALVAGAWFLLMAHQLYSGVRRGESVKPLRLFLQSNNYLAVVFCGLAVDSVLGWDTIGSFFG; from the coding sequence GTGCGGATTGGGCAACAGCCGGGTGGCAATGGTGCACACGGCTCCTCCGCGACGGCGCTGGCCGACCGGTTGACCGGCGACGGCCTGCTGTCCCGACTACTGCGGCGACCCCTCGCCTATATCGCGTTGACCAAGCCGCGCGTCATCGAGCTGCTGCTGGTCGCGACGATTCCGACGATGCTGCTGGCCGATCGCGGCCATGTCGATATCCGGCTGATCCTGGTCACGCTGTTCGGCGGTTGGATGGGCGCCGCGAGCGCCAATACGCTCAACTGCGTCGCCGACGCCGATATCGACAAGGTGATGAAGCGGACGGCGAAGCGGCCGCTGGCCAGGGAGGCCGTGCCGACTTCGCACGCCTTCGTCTTCGGTGTCACGCTCGGTATCGGGTCGTTCGCCTGGCTGTGGTGGCAGGCGAATCTGCTCAGCGGCCTGCTGGTCGTCGCGACGATCCTGTTCTACGTCTTCGTGTACACCCTCGGTCTCAAGCGCCGGACCTCGCAGAATGTGGTGTGGGGCGGCGCGGCCGGATGTATGCCCGCGCTGGTCGGCTGGTCGGCGGCGACCGGAAATATCGGCTGGCCCGCGATCGCGCTGTTCGGTGTCATCTTCTTCTGGACGCCGCCGCACACCTGGGCTTTGGCCATGCGCTACAAGGAGGACTACCGCGCGGCCGGCGTGCCGATGCTGCCGGTCGTGGCCACCGAGCAGGCCGTCACCAAGCAGATCGTCATCTACACCTGGCTCACCGTGCTCACCACTCTCGCGCTGGTCCCCGCTACCGGTGTGGTCTACGCGGCCGTCGCACTGGTGGCCGGAGCGTGGTTCCTGCTCATGGCGCACCAGCTGTACTCCGGTGTGCGGCGCGGTGAATCGGTGAAGCCGTTGCGACTGTTCCTGCAGTCCAACAACTATCTGGCCGTGGTGTTCTGTGGTCTCGCGGTGGATTCGGTGCTCGGGTGGGACACGATCGGCAGCTTCTTCGGCTGA
- a CDS encoding heme A synthase, producing the protein MLYRAFLRLVDLLPLPSLRVQRLIAIAVIVSQAGIAVTGAIVRVTASGLGCPTWPQCFPGSFTPTGVAEVPVLHQTVEFSNRMLTFAVTLCAALIVLAVTRARRRREVLVYAWLMPGGTVLQAIIGGITVRTGLLWWTVSVHLLASMLMVWVAVVMFAKVSEPDDGIEVIQAPGPLRWLTGLSGVALAGVLIAGTLVTGAGPHAGDKSIERPVERLQVEIVTLVHLHSQLLVGYLALLIGLAFGLFAVGITPAVRTRLFVLLGLVCAQSLVGVVQYFTDVPAALVATHVGGAAACTAATAALWASLRTRERVTASVSDSAEQLA; encoded by the coding sequence GTGCTGTATCGCGCATTCCTGCGACTCGTCGATCTGCTCCCGCTGCCCTCGTTGCGGGTGCAGCGCTTGATCGCCATCGCGGTCATCGTCTCCCAGGCGGGTATCGCCGTCACCGGTGCGATCGTGCGGGTCACGGCGTCCGGACTCGGATGCCCGACCTGGCCGCAGTGCTTCCCGGGCAGCTTCACCCCGACCGGTGTGGCCGAGGTTCCGGTGCTGCATCAGACCGTCGAATTCAGCAACCGCATGCTGACCTTCGCGGTGACGCTGTGCGCGGCGCTCATCGTGCTCGCCGTCACCCGCGCCCGCCGCCGTCGCGAGGTGCTGGTGTACGCGTGGTTGATGCCGGGCGGGACGGTGCTGCAGGCGATTATCGGCGGTATCACCGTGCGCACCGGTCTGCTGTGGTGGACGGTGTCGGTGCATCTGCTGGCGTCGATGCTGATGGTGTGGGTCGCGGTGGTCATGTTCGCGAAGGTCAGCGAACCCGATGACGGCATCGAAGTGATCCAGGCGCCCGGGCCGCTGCGCTGGCTCACCGGGCTGAGCGGGGTCGCGCTCGCCGGGGTCCTCATCGCGGGGACGCTGGTCACCGGCGCCGGACCGCATGCGGGCGATAAGAGCATCGAACGACCGGTCGAACGCCTCCAGGTCGAGATCGTCACCCTGGTGCATCTGCACTCGCAGCTGCTCGTCGGCTATCTCGCACTGCTCATCGGCTTGGCCTTCGGCCTCTTCGCCGTCGGCATCACCCCCGCCGTCCGTACCCGCCTGTTCGTCCTGCTCGGCTTGGTCTGCGCCCAGTCCCTGGTCGGCGTCGTACAGTACTTCACCGACGTGCCCGCCGCCCTGGTCGCGACCCACGTCGGCGGCGCCGCAGCCTGCACCGCCGCTACCGCCGCCCTCTGGGCTTCCCTGCGCACCCGCGAACGCGTCACAGCGTCGGTCTCCGACTCCGCCGAACAGTTGGCATAG